The following are encoded together in the Streptomyces sp. NBC_00341 genome:
- a CDS encoding TIGR04222 domain-containing membrane protein: protein MAATSIVALLMVIAVAVSSTLLIAAGRRAGRGPGGPLHDLFEVAFLNGGPARVVDTALAAMHADGRLAVGGPGIVVVQRHLAHDPVERALLQEHAAAPNGALWTLRIATMRHAAVQEIGDGLAARGLLGTPGENRARARWGMAQGVLCLLALPASIAVTIQEFTSSESVGGPDFPFFAKVFLPLVVGSVIGFVCAAASRYRITKAGRRAVFTYVTANGHRTDPAHLVAVGGPRAVPDPELRSQLLAASRVRPAPMSTTSHQFSGSSGAPLVATAWCAGTTPGGGGCGGSSGHGGGGGGCGSGSSCGSGSGSSCGGGSSCGGGSSCGGGGSSCGGGGSSCGSSS, encoded by the coding sequence ATGGCCGCAACGAGCATCGTGGCCCTGCTCATGGTGATCGCCGTCGCGGTCTCCTCGACGCTGCTGATCGCAGCGGGGCGGCGCGCGGGGCGCGGCCCCGGCGGCCCCCTCCATGACCTCTTCGAGGTGGCCTTCCTGAACGGCGGCCCTGCCCGGGTCGTGGACACCGCGCTCGCCGCCATGCACGCGGACGGCCGACTGGCCGTCGGCGGGCCCGGCATCGTCGTGGTCCAGCGGCACCTCGCACACGACCCGGTGGAACGGGCCCTGCTCCAGGAGCACGCCGCGGCCCCGAACGGTGCGCTGTGGACCCTCAGGATCGCGACGATGCGCCACGCCGCGGTGCAGGAGATCGGCGACGGGCTGGCGGCGCGCGGTCTGCTGGGCACGCCCGGGGAGAACCGGGCCCGGGCACGCTGGGGTATGGCGCAGGGGGTGCTCTGCCTGCTCGCGCTCCCGGCCTCCATCGCGGTGACCATCCAGGAGTTCACCTCGTCGGAGTCCGTCGGCGGACCGGACTTCCCGTTCTTCGCGAAGGTGTTCCTGCCGCTCGTCGTCGGAAGCGTCATCGGCTTCGTCTGCGCGGCCGCTTCCCGGTACCGGATCACCAAAGCGGGCCGCAGGGCCGTCTTCACGTACGTCACAGCCAACGGGCACCGGACCGATCCGGCCCATCTGGTGGCGGTCGGGGGGCCGCGGGCCGTACCCGATCCCGAGCTGCGGAGTCAGCTGCTCGCCGCGTCCCGGGTCAGGCCGGCCCCTATGTCCACCACTTCGCACCAGTTCTCGGGTTCCTCCGGCGCCCCGCTCGTCGCGACGGCGTGGTGCGCCGGTACGACGCCGGGCGGTGGCGGGTGCGGAGGCTCGTCCGGGCACGGCGGCGGGGGCGGCGGGTGCGGTTCGGGGTCCAGCTGCGGTTCCGGTTCGGGGTCCAGCTGCGGAGGCGGGTCCAGTTGCGGAGGCGGATCGAGCTGCGGAGGCGGCGGGTCCAGTTGCGGAGGCGGCGGGTCGAGCTGCGGCAGCAGCTCATGA
- a CDS encoding polysaccharide deacetylase family protein, producing MTALTVLGVVLGSALAGCASTSGGSSGDRPAAALAAPSKAPSSAPPATAKPPTMAPGPAALARVLERGPKSADKVVALTFDADMTADEGPRAAGGEHFDNPELIALLRRLKVPATVFMTGRWAEEYPSQARSIGTDPLFEIANHSYSHYAFTSPCYGLPTMGSDEIGGEVERAFGAIRKTGARNVVPYFRFPGGCYDDASLRALAAEKVTAVQWDVVSGDAFATDADAVAEQVLDGVKPGSLVVMHCTRSAAPVTDQAVNQVVPELRKRGYRFVKVSALMRG from the coding sequence ATGACCGCTTTGACCGTTCTGGGAGTGGTGCTCGGAAGCGCCCTCGCCGGCTGCGCGAGCACCTCGGGGGGCTCCTCGGGCGACCGGCCGGCGGCCGCCCTGGCCGCTCCTTCGAAAGCCCCCTCAAGCGCTCCCCCCGCCACCGCGAAGCCGCCCACCATGGCGCCGGGCCCGGCGGCCCTGGCCCGCGTCCTCGAACGGGGCCCGAAGAGCGCCGACAAGGTCGTCGCGCTCACCTTCGACGCCGATATGACGGCCGACGAGGGCCCCCGCGCGGCCGGGGGCGAGCACTTCGACAACCCGGAGCTGATCGCCCTGCTGCGCCGGCTGAAGGTGCCCGCGACGGTCTTCATGACCGGCCGCTGGGCCGAGGAGTACCCCTCGCAGGCCCGCTCCATCGGCACGGACCCGCTCTTCGAGATCGCCAACCACTCGTACAGCCACTACGCCTTCACGTCGCCCTGCTACGGGCTGCCGACGATGGGGTCCGACGAGATCGGCGGCGAGGTGGAGCGGGCCTTCGGCGCGATCCGGAAGACCGGCGCCCGCAATGTGGTGCCGTACTTCCGCTTCCCCGGCGGCTGCTACGACGATGCCTCGCTGCGCGCGCTCGCGGCGGAGAAGGTGACGGCGGTGCAGTGGGACGTCGTCAGCGGCGACGCCTTCGCGACGGACGCGGACGCGGTGGCGGAGCAGGTCCTCGACGGTGTGAAGCCCGGTTCGCTGGTGGTCATGCACTGCACCCGCAGCGCGGCGCCGGTCACCGACCAGGCGGTCAACCAGGTGGTGCCGGAGCTCCGGAAGCGCGGATACCGCTTCGTGAAGGTGTCCGCGCTGATGCGCGGCTGA
- the zapE gene encoding cell division protein ZapE produces MSSSHAVPGPSPIAETAPLSLCALEPHVPADRLVAEMVPPPRFDTVRFDTYVPDPNQPSQVEAVEVLSDFAAGLGGAHASGSGKRKWFGKKPAAPSSSRGVYLDGGYGVGKTHLLASLWHATPAAPSLKAFGTFVELTNLVGALGFQQTVRTLSGHRLLCIDEFELDDPGDTVLVSSLLSRLVEAGVALAATSNTLPGKLGEGRFAAADFLREIQGLSSHFRPLRIDGEDYRHRGLPDAPPPFSEEQVTRAAYATEGASLDDFPTLLDHLARVHPSRYGALTDGLRAVCLTEVQPVPDQSTALRLVVLADRLYDREVPVLAAGLPFDRLFSEEMLNGGYRKKYFRAISRLTALARDAKGLVAQ; encoded by the coding sequence GTGTCGTCCTCCCACGCCGTGCCGGGGCCCAGCCCCATAGCCGAAACGGCCCCGCTGTCCCTGTGCGCCCTCGAACCACACGTCCCCGCCGACCGGCTGGTCGCGGAGATGGTGCCGCCGCCGCGCTTCGATACGGTGCGCTTCGATACGTACGTCCCCGACCCGAACCAGCCGAGCCAGGTCGAGGCGGTCGAGGTCCTGAGCGACTTCGCCGCCGGGCTGGGCGGGGCGCACGCCAGCGGTTCCGGTAAGCGCAAGTGGTTCGGGAAGAAGCCGGCGGCGCCCAGCAGCTCGCGCGGGGTCTACCTCGACGGCGGCTACGGCGTCGGCAAGACCCATCTGCTCGCCTCGCTCTGGCACGCCACGCCCGCGGCCCCGTCCCTCAAGGCGTTCGGGACGTTCGTCGAGCTGACCAACCTGGTGGGCGCGCTGGGCTTCCAGCAGACCGTGCGGACGCTGAGCGGGCACCGGCTGCTGTGCATCGACGAGTTCGAGCTCGACGACCCGGGCGACACGGTGCTGGTCTCCTCGCTGCTGAGCCGGCTGGTCGAGGCGGGGGTGGCGCTGGCCGCGACCTCCAACACGCTGCCGGGCAAGCTCGGCGAGGGCCGGTTCGCCGCTGCCGACTTCCTGCGTGAGATCCAGGGGCTCTCCTCGCACTTCCGCCCGCTGCGCATCGACGGCGAGGACTACCGGCACCGCGGTCTGCCCGACGCCCCGCCGCCGTTCTCCGAGGAGCAGGTCACCCGGGCCGCGTACGCGACGGAGGGCGCCAGCCTGGACGACTTCCCCACGCTGCTCGACCATCTGGCCCGCGTCCACCCGAGCCGCTACGGCGCGCTGACGGACGGTCTGCGGGCGGTGTGCCTCACCGAGGTGCAGCCGGTGCCCGACCAGTCGACCGCGCTGCGGCTCGTGGTGCTCGCGGACCGGCTGTACGACCGGGAGGTTCCGGTCCTCGCCGCCGGGCTGCCGTTCGACCGGCTGTTCAGTGAGGAGATGCTGAACGGGGGGTACCGGAAGAAGTACTTCCGGGCGATCTCCAGGCTGACGGCACTGGCGCGTGACGCAAAGGGACTGGTGGCGCAGTAG
- a CDS encoding ATP-binding cassette domain-containing protein — protein MRLRGVGRRYGLAGPWVLRGVDLALPARALVRIEGANGTGKSTLLRLLARIDAPTEGRISGDRPRTAYVPERFPAALPFTAAGYLVHLGRVHGLRTAEAAARAEAWLTRFGAAGHARTPLAELSKGTSQKVAVAQALLAEPELLVLDEAWTGLDTAARQELDRAVAERVAAGATVVFVDHDLRRLAGAAGHTFRVEGRGLVAVPRAPAGTNPGPRVRIDAVGPPGSPLPAGLPGDPEQAQREDGMLRLTVTAAYSDALLSALLAARPPWHIRRLTPLPEDAGTARPPAQASADSTAPGEAP, from the coding sequence CTGCGGCTGCGCGGAGTGGGCCGCCGGTACGGACTGGCGGGCCCCTGGGTGCTGCGCGGGGTCGATCTCGCCCTGCCTGCGCGCGCCCTGGTCCGGATCGAGGGGGCCAACGGCACCGGCAAGTCCACCCTGCTGCGGCTCCTCGCCCGCATCGACGCCCCCACCGAGGGCCGGATCTCCGGCGACCGGCCGCGCACGGCGTACGTCCCCGAGCGGTTCCCGGCGGCACTGCCCTTCACCGCCGCCGGGTACCTCGTCCACCTCGGCCGCGTCCACGGGCTGCGCACGGCGGAGGCGGCGGCGCGCGCGGAGGCGTGGCTGACCCGCTTCGGCGCGGCCGGCCACGCCCGCACCCCGCTGGCGGAGCTGTCCAAGGGCACCAGCCAGAAGGTCGCCGTCGCGCAGGCGCTGCTCGCGGAGCCGGAGCTGCTGGTGCTGGACGAGGCCTGGACCGGCCTGGACACCGCGGCCCGCCAGGAATTGGACCGGGCCGTCGCCGAGCGGGTCGCCGCGGGGGCCACCGTCGTCTTCGTCGACCACGACCTGCGCCGGCTCGCGGGCGCCGCCGGCCACACGTTCCGCGTCGAGGGGCGCGGGCTGGTCGCGGTACCCCGCGCACCGGCCGGGACGAACCCCGGCCCCCGGGTACGGATCGACGCCGTGGGCCCGCCGGGCAGCCCGCTCCCCGCCGGACTGCCCGGAGACCCCGAACAGGCGCAGCGCGAGGACGGCATGCTGCGCCTGACGGTGACCGCCGCGTACTCCGACGCGCTGCTGAGCGCGCTGCTCGCGGCCCGCCCGCCCTGGCACATCCGCCGGCTCACGCCACTGCCCGAAGATGCCGGTACCGCACGGCCCCCGGCCCAGGCATCCGCCGACTCCACCGCCCCCGGCGAGGCGCCATGA
- a CDS encoding DUF692 family multinuclear iron-containing protein, translated as MKLGIGIGWRPEIADEVEALPGIDWVEAVAENLCADHLPASLTRLRERGVTVVPHGVSLGLGGAERPDPGRLTALAERAALLGTPLVTEHIAFVRAGGARTASPVLEAGHLLPVPRTWAALDVLCENVRIAQDSLPVPLALENIAALICWPDEELTEGQFLAELVERTGVGLLIDVANLHTNHVNRGEDPATALDELPVEAIAYVHVAGGVEKDGVWHDTHAHPVTAPVLDVLAELRSRVSPPGVLLERDDDFPPAAELAGELDAIRATLDAGRAGAAPRSAEPPTALATAPAPLPASGPAGPDAVRDRVAVAQASLLSALVAGAPVPEGFDHRRLGVQSRALAAKRADVVAKVAPELPEILGPDYRDAFLAYARARPMSAGYRRDALDFAEQLLVAGRPADNSARRRLTYWWQDRAAPRPPRRTTRLARAARSVLAGR; from the coding sequence ATGAAGCTGGGTATCGGGATTGGCTGGCGGCCGGAGATCGCCGACGAGGTGGAGGCGCTGCCGGGGATCGACTGGGTGGAGGCGGTCGCGGAGAACCTCTGCGCCGACCATCTGCCGGCCTCCCTGACGCGGTTGCGGGAGCGCGGTGTGACCGTGGTGCCGCACGGGGTCTCGCTCGGGCTCGGCGGGGCGGAGCGCCCGGACCCCGGCCGGCTCACCGCCCTCGCGGAGCGGGCCGCGCTGCTGGGCACGCCGCTGGTGACCGAGCACATCGCGTTCGTACGGGCGGGAGGAGCGCGCACCGCCTCCCCCGTGCTGGAGGCGGGGCACCTGCTGCCCGTGCCGCGCACCTGGGCCGCGCTGGACGTGCTGTGCGAGAACGTGCGGATCGCTCAGGACTCACTGCCGGTGCCGCTGGCCCTGGAGAACATCGCGGCGCTGATCTGCTGGCCGGACGAGGAGCTGACCGAGGGCCAGTTCCTGGCCGAGCTGGTCGAGCGCACGGGGGTCGGGCTGCTCATCGACGTGGCCAACCTGCACACCAACCACGTCAACCGGGGCGAGGACCCGGCCACGGCCCTGGACGAGCTGCCGGTGGAGGCCATCGCGTACGTGCATGTGGCGGGCGGCGTCGAGAAGGACGGCGTCTGGCACGACACGCACGCCCACCCGGTCACCGCACCGGTCCTCGACGTCCTGGCCGAGCTGCGCTCCCGGGTCAGCCCACCCGGGGTCCTGCTGGAGCGCGACGACGACTTCCCGCCGGCCGCCGAGCTGGCGGGCGAGCTGGACGCGATCCGGGCCACGCTCGACGCGGGCCGGGCCGGGGCGGCCCCAAGGTCCGCTGAACCGCCGACCGCCCTGGCTACGGCTCCGGCTCCGCTCCCGGCGAGCGGGCCCGCCGGTCCTGACGCCGTCCGGGACCGGGTCGCGGTGGCGCAGGCCTCGCTGCTCTCCGCGCTGGTCGCGGGCGCCCCCGTACCGGAGGGCTTCGACCACCGGCGGCTCGGGGTGCAGAGCCGGGCGCTGGCCGCCAAGCGTGCCGATGTCGTCGCCAAGGTGGCACCCGAACTCCCGGAGATCCTGGGCCCTGACTACCGGGACGCGTTCCTCGCGTACGCCAGGGCCCGTCCGATGTCCGCCGGTTACCGGCGCGACGCGCTGGACTTCGCGGAGCAGCTGCTCGTCGCGGGCCGCCCCGCGGACAACTCGGCCCGTCGCCGGCTGACGTACTGGTGGCAGGACCGGGCCGCGCCACGCCCGCCCCGCCGCACCACCCGGCTGGCGCGGGCCGCCCGATCCGTACTCGCGGGGCGATGA
- a CDS encoding OsmC family protein, with the protein MATTRQAHTVWEGNLIEGKGVVTLDSSGIGEYPVSWPSRAEKANGKTSPEELIAAAHSSCFSMALSNGLATAGTPPTRLNTQAEVTFQPGTGITGIHLTVEGEVPGLDEAGFVKAAEDAKANCPVSQALTGTTITLSASLA; encoded by the coding sequence ATGGCTACCACGCGTCAGGCGCACACGGTCTGGGAAGGCAACCTGATCGAGGGCAAGGGCGTCGTCACCCTCGATTCCTCGGGCATCGGGGAGTACCCGGTCTCCTGGCCGTCCCGCGCGGAGAAGGCGAACGGCAAGACCAGCCCGGAGGAGCTCATCGCGGCGGCGCACTCCAGCTGCTTCTCGATGGCGCTGTCCAACGGTCTGGCCACGGCCGGCACCCCTCCCACCCGGCTGAACACCCAGGCCGAGGTCACCTTCCAGCCGGGCACCGGCATCACGGGCATCCACCTCACCGTCGAGGGCGAGGTGCCCGGTCTCGACGAGGCGGGCTTCGTCAAGGCGGCCGAGGACGCGAAGGCGAACTGCCCGGTGAGCCAGGCGCTGACGGGCACGACGATCACGCTGAGCGCGTCGCTCGCCTGA
- a CDS encoding AIM24 family protein — protein sequence MKSDLFSSEHMAEQATAPGMTLQNAKSIKYAVSGEMHARQGAMIAFRGDLQFERKGQGLGGMLKRAVTGEGLPLMVVRGQGEAWFAHEAANCFIVEMEQGDVLTINGRNVLCFDATLGYEIKTVKGAGMTGGGLFNSVFTGYGKLGLMCEGNPIVIPVTPQQPVFVDTDAVVGWSAHLTTSLHRSQSVGSMLRGGSGEAVQLRLDGEGFVIVRPSEVKPEKASAN from the coding sequence ATGAAGAGCGATCTATTCTCCAGCGAGCACATGGCGGAGCAGGCAACCGCCCCCGGAATGACCCTGCAGAACGCCAAATCGATCAAGTACGCGGTCAGCGGCGAGATGCACGCACGCCAGGGGGCGATGATCGCCTTCCGCGGCGATCTCCAGTTCGAACGCAAGGGGCAGGGCCTCGGCGGCATGCTCAAGCGTGCCGTCACGGGCGAGGGCCTGCCGCTGATGGTGGTGCGCGGCCAGGGCGAGGCGTGGTTCGCGCACGAGGCGGCCAACTGCTTCATCGTGGAGATGGAGCAGGGCGACGTCCTCACCATCAACGGCCGCAACGTCCTGTGCTTCGACGCCACACTCGGCTACGAGATCAAGACGGTGAAGGGCGCCGGGATGACCGGCGGCGGCCTCTTCAACAGCGTCTTCACCGGGTACGGAAAGCTCGGCCTGATGTGCGAGGGCAACCCCATCGTGATCCCCGTCACGCCGCAGCAGCCGGTGTTCGTCGACACGGACGCGGTCGTCGGCTGGAGCGCCCACCTGACCACCTCGCTGCACCGCTCGCAGAGCGTCGGCTCGATGCTGCGCGGCGGTTCCGGCGAAGCGGTCCAGCTGCGTCTTGACGGCGAGGGGTTCGTGATCGTACGGCCCAGCGAGGTCAAGCCGGAGAAGGCGTCCGCCAACTGA
- a CDS encoding pyrimidine reductase family protein, giving the protein MRRLFPVTDLTAAEDLGEWSLDALADAYAYPGTEGPWLRANMVSTLDGAAQHDGRSQPISCPSDMRIFGTLRGLADVVIAGAETVRLEGYRPARAREAFAARREAAGQGPAPAVAVVSGSLDLDFSLPLFVSPLVPTLVLTGAGAPPDRIAAARRAGAEVVVAGEGSRVDPARAVRELAGLGHRRLLTEGGPRLLGQFVAAGVLDEMCLTLAPMLTAGDAQRIAGGPAVAVPERFALASVLEEAGFLFSRYRRI; this is encoded by the coding sequence ATGCGACGCCTGTTCCCTGTGACGGACCTGACAGCGGCTGAGGACCTGGGCGAGTGGAGCCTGGACGCCCTCGCCGACGCCTACGCCTACCCCGGCACGGAGGGCCCCTGGCTGCGCGCCAACATGGTGTCGACGCTCGACGGGGCCGCCCAGCACGACGGCCGCTCGCAGCCGATCTCCTGCCCGAGCGACATGCGGATCTTCGGCACCCTGCGGGGGCTCGCGGACGTGGTGATCGCGGGCGCGGAGACCGTACGGCTGGAGGGGTACCGGCCCGCCCGCGCCCGGGAGGCCTTCGCGGCCCGGCGGGAGGCGGCCGGTCAGGGGCCCGCACCGGCCGTCGCCGTGGTGAGCGGCAGCCTGGACCTGGACTTCTCGCTCCCGCTCTTCGTCTCGCCGCTGGTCCCGACGCTCGTGCTGACCGGTGCGGGGGCGCCGCCGGACCGGATCGCGGCGGCCCGCCGGGCGGGCGCGGAGGTGGTCGTCGCGGGGGAGGGCTCCCGGGTGGACCCCGCCAGAGCCGTACGGGAGCTGGCCGGCCTGGGCCACCGGCGGCTGCTGACGGAGGGCGGGCCGCGGCTGCTCGGTCAGTTCGTGGCGGCGGGCGTGCTGGACGAGATGTGTCTGACGCTGGCGCCGATGCTGACCGCCGGGGACGCGCAGCGGATCGCGGGCGGCCCGGCGGTGGCTGTGCCGGAACGATTCGCCCTGGCATCGGTGCTGGAAGAGGCCGGGTTCCTCTTCTCTCGGTACCGTCGGATCTGA
- a CDS encoding peptidyl-tRNA hydrolase: MSSNDTPVSPSETAGLPADSPFRPERTNRDEAQQYVLPLVVHIEKAAPPARTDALRTAARAVLVMLSDERSVGEGEWAQAMRDWQDARIRKVVRRARGAEWRKACALPGITVTGEGAEVRVFPPVPLDGWPKELAKLQVSGTELDDPEPPAAPDHAGPVLWLNPELDMSAGKEMAQVGHGAQLAWWDLSEPERTAWREAGFPLSVATAAEDRWRELAVSGLPVVEDAGFTEIAPGKTVVAEGAHRVGSLPALPRP, from the coding sequence GTGAGCAGCAACGACACCCCCGTATCCCCGTCCGAGACCGCCGGCCTGCCTGCGGACAGCCCCTTCCGCCCCGAGCGGACGAACCGGGACGAAGCACAGCAGTACGTACTCCCGCTGGTCGTCCACATCGAGAAGGCGGCTCCCCCGGCCCGCACCGACGCCCTGCGCACGGCGGCCCGCGCGGTGCTGGTGATGCTCTCCGACGAGCGCTCCGTGGGCGAGGGCGAGTGGGCGCAGGCGATGCGGGACTGGCAGGACGCCCGGATCCGCAAGGTGGTGCGCCGGGCGCGCGGCGCGGAGTGGCGCAAGGCCTGCGCGCTGCCCGGGATCACGGTCACCGGGGAGGGCGCCGAGGTGCGGGTGTTCCCACCGGTGCCGCTGGACGGCTGGCCCAAGGAGCTCGCCAAGCTCCAGGTCTCCGGGACGGAGCTGGACGACCCGGAGCCGCCCGCCGCGCCCGATCACGCCGGTCCGGTGCTCTGGCTGAACCCGGAGCTCGACATGTCGGCGGGCAAGGAGATGGCGCAGGTCGGGCACGGGGCGCAGCTCGCCTGGTGGGATCTCTCCGAGCCGGAGCGCACGGCGTGGCGCGAGGCGGGCTTCCCGCTGTCGGTCGCCACGGCGGCCGAGGACCGCTGGCGGGAACTCGCGGTGAGCGGGCTGCCGGTGGTGGAGGACGCCGGATTCACCGAGATCGCCCCCGGGAAGACCGTGGTGGCCGAGGGCGCCCACCGCGTCGGCTCCCTTCCGGCGCTGCCCCGGCCATAG
- a CDS encoding ABC transporter: MTALVRYQAALLLRSQHWLAPVLLYLAFLGIGIRPGQPVLDSLGYAAAGLLPVTAWLVRICVGQEPPAARTVVAAAAGGQPRAHLAALLAALGCAGLLGTAATAAVLLISDPADARHTVRVPLPSAGLAGLLAAGCCVLLGAAVGALCTRPLLHRRGWSVAATVLAALLALVTGGSPAKYAVTGLVTGSLTGTVHVPVLPFAGAAAVAAAALALACRLTSVRG, translated from the coding sequence ATGACCGCGCTCGTCCGCTACCAGGCCGCTCTGCTGCTCCGCTCGCAGCACTGGCTCGCGCCGGTGCTCCTGTACCTGGCCTTCCTCGGCATCGGTATCCGCCCTGGGCAGCCCGTGCTGGACTCGCTCGGCTACGCCGCGGCCGGGCTGCTGCCCGTCACCGCGTGGCTCGTGCGGATCTGCGTAGGCCAGGAACCACCCGCCGCCCGGACCGTCGTCGCCGCGGCGGCCGGCGGGCAGCCGCGGGCCCATCTGGCGGCGCTGCTCGCGGCGCTGGGGTGCGCCGGGCTGCTCGGCACGGCGGCGACCGCGGCCGTGCTGCTGATCAGCGATCCGGCCGACGCCCGCCACACCGTCCGGGTCCCGCTGCCGTCCGCCGGGCTGGCCGGGCTCCTCGCGGCCGGCTGCTGCGTCCTGCTGGGGGCCGCGGTCGGGGCGCTGTGCACCCGTCCGCTGCTGCACCGGCGCGGCTGGTCCGTCGCCGCGACCGTGCTCGCCGCGCTGCTGGCCCTGGTGACCGGTGGATCGCCCGCGAAGTACGCGGTGACGGGGCTGGTCACCGGCTCGCTCACCGGCACCGTCCACGTGCCGGTCCTCCCCTTCGCCGGTGCCGCGGCCGTCGCGGCGGCGGCGCTCGCACTCGCCTGCAGGCTCACTTCCGTACGCGGCTGA
- a CDS encoding alkaline phosphatase PhoX, whose translation MSSAAAQQPASRRQVLAGTGAAVATVAFAGVFTELFAGTSAARGHAGYGPLMPDPDGLLDLPKGFRYRVLSREGDPLRSGEGPVPSHCDGMAAFAGRRGHVRLVRNHENRADAAIAVPVVEGLTYDPMGKGGCTALELDGDGHVRSERVAIAGTAVNCAGGRTPWDTWLTCEETEDKAGTNGYTKDHGYIFEVDGADPHRTGAVPLTAMGRFQHEAIAIDPRSGVVYETEDAFDKPFGLFYRFLPEKPLGGTGSLRAGGRLEAMRVPGVPDLSAVQETGTSFEGIEWVPVPDPLAAQTPIRFQDFGPKGITHGQKLEGCYWGGTCVYFVSSFAHSSEGSAADHFGQVWRYEPQRRRLTLVIVFGPGTDIQLPGESPDNICLASDGGLMVCEDGGGAQHVFGLTRRGEVYAMARGRQNIGTPEKPEWGEFAGVTFSPDYRTMFMNCYTPGTTFAVTGPWR comes from the coding sequence ATGTCATCCGCAGCAGCACAACAGCCCGCGTCACGACGTCAGGTCCTGGCAGGCACCGGCGCCGCCGTCGCCACGGTCGCCTTCGCCGGGGTGTTCACCGAACTCTTCGCGGGTACCTCCGCCGCCCGCGGCCACGCCGGCTACGGCCCGCTGATGCCCGACCCCGACGGACTGCTCGATCTGCCGAAAGGTTTCCGCTACCGGGTGCTCTCCCGCGAGGGCGACCCGCTGCGCTCCGGCGAGGGCCCGGTCCCCAGCCATTGCGACGGCATGGCCGCGTTCGCCGGCCGGCGCGGACACGTCCGGCTGGTGCGCAACCACGAGAACCGGGCCGACGCGGCGATCGCCGTGCCGGTCGTCGAAGGCCTCACCTACGACCCGATGGGCAAGGGCGGCTGCACGGCCCTGGAGCTCGACGGCGACGGCCACGTCCGCTCCGAGCGCGTCGCCATCGCCGGCACGGCGGTCAACTGCGCGGGCGGGCGCACCCCTTGGGACACCTGGCTGACCTGCGAGGAGACCGAGGACAAGGCCGGCACCAACGGCTACACCAAGGACCACGGCTACATCTTCGAGGTGGACGGCGCCGACCCGCACCGCACCGGAGCCGTACCGCTGACCGCGATGGGCCGCTTCCAGCACGAGGCGATCGCGATCGATCCGCGGAGCGGCGTCGTGTACGAGACCGAGGACGCGTTCGACAAGCCGTTCGGGCTCTTCTACCGCTTCCTGCCGGAGAAACCGCTGGGCGGCACGGGCTCGCTCCGGGCCGGCGGCCGGCTGGAGGCCATGCGGGTGCCGGGCGTTCCCGACCTGTCGGCGGTGCAGGAGACCGGTACGAGCTTCGAGGGCATCGAGTGGGTCCCCGTACCGGATCCACTGGCCGCACAGACACCCATCCGGTTCCAGGACTTCGGGCCGAAGGGGATCACCCACGGCCAGAAGCTGGAGGGCTGCTACTGGGGCGGCACCTGCGTCTACTTCGTCTCCAGCTTCGCCCACAGCTCGGAGGGATCGGCCGCCGACCACTTCGGACAGGTGTGGCGGTACGAGCCGCAGCGGCGCCGGCTGACCCTGGTCATCGTCTTCGGACCGGGTACGGACATCCAGCTGCCCGGCGAGTCCCCGGACAACATCTGTCTGGCGTCCGACGGCGGACTGATGGTGTGCGAGGACGGCGGTGGCGCCCAGCACGTGTTCGGCCTGACCAGGCGCGGTGAGGTGTACGCGATGGCGCGCGGCCGGCAGAACATCGGAACGCCCGAGAAGCCGGAGTGGGGCGAGTTCGCCGGGGTCACGTTCTCCCCCGACTACCGGACGATGTTCATGAACTGCTACACCCCCGGCACGACGTTCGCCGTGACGGGGCCGTGGCGCTGA